In Thermodesulfobacteriota bacterium, a single genomic region encodes these proteins:
- a CDS encoding superinfection immunity protein: MSFGWKLAAVLVGVVLYFVPCYIALERQHHLRRVICVVNILLGWTVIGWVVALAMALSGVKRRIRALDDYFGD; the protein is encoded by the coding sequence ATGAGTTTCGGTTGGAAGCTGGCCGCAGTGCTCGTGGGAGTGGTGCTCTACTTCGTTCCGTGCTACATCGCCCTCGAGCGCCAGCACCACCTGCGGCGCGTCATCTGCGTCGTCAACATCCTTCTCGGGTGGACGGTGATCGGGTGGGTGGTGGCGCTGGCGATGGCGCTTTCGGGGGTGAAACGGCGGATTCGCGCTCTGGACGACTACTTCGGCGACTGA
- the trpD gene encoding anthranilate phosphoribosyltransferase, translated as MLKGLIQKLVERQDLTEGEMIDAMEAIMGGEATHAQMAAFLTALRLKGETVEEITGAARVMREHATPIPLRRKSQAVVSIDRDEINVDLETIVDTCGTGGDATHTFNISTTTAFVLAGAGVVVAKHGNRAVSSRCGSADVLEALGVNLDVTPERVAQCIESIGIGFLYAPLLHSAMKHVAPVRREIGIRTVFNILGPLTNPAGASRQVLGVYRRELTGVLAAVLGRLGSRRAMVVHGADGLDEITITAATYVADLEDGVVTQYEVVPEDFGLERAPMEAIRGGDARENAAIVRAVLAGEAGPRRDVVLLNAGAALAVGGAVPDLAEGVRRAARAIDAGKAREKLEKLVELTNR; from the coding sequence ATGCTCAAGGGACTCATTCAAAAGCTCGTGGAGCGTCAGGACCTCACGGAAGGGGAGATGATCGACGCCATGGAGGCGATCATGGGGGGCGAGGCCACCCACGCCCAGATGGCGGCGTTCCTCACCGCGCTGCGGCTCAAGGGGGAGACCGTGGAGGAAATCACGGGGGCCGCCCGGGTGATGCGCGAGCACGCCACCCCGATCCCGCTTCGCCGCAAGTCGCAGGCCGTGGTCTCCATCGACCGGGACGAGATCAACGTGGATCTCGAGACCATCGTGGACACCTGCGGCACCGGGGGGGACGCGACCCACACCTTCAACATCTCCACCACCACGGCCTTCGTGCTTGCCGGGGCCGGAGTAGTGGTGGCCAAGCACGGCAACCGGGCGGTCTCGAGCCGCTGCGGCAGCGCGGACGTGCTCGAGGCCCTGGGGGTGAACCTGGACGTCACGCCCGAGCGGGTGGCCCAGTGCATCGAGAGCATCGGGATCGGGTTCCTCTACGCCCCGCTCCTCCACTCGGCCATGAAGCACGTGGCCCCCGTGCGCCGGGAGATCGGCATCCGCACGGTCTTCAACATCCTGGGCCCCCTCACCAACCCGGCCGGGGCATCCCGCCAGGTGCTGGGGGTGTACCGAAGGGAGCTCACGGGCGTGCTCGCCGCGGTGCTGGGCAGGCTCGGGAGCCGGCGCGCGATGGTGGTGCACGGGGCCGACGGGCTCGACGAGATCACGATCACGGCAGCGACCTACGTGGCGGACCTGGAGGATGGCGTCGTGACCCAGTACGAGGTCGTACCCGAGGATTTCGGCCTGGAGCGGGCCCCCATGGAGGCGATCCGGGGCGGCGACGCCCGGGAGAACGCGGCCATCGTGCGGGCCGTGCTCGCGGGGGAGGCGGGGCCCCGGCGCGACGTGGTGTTGCTCAACGCGGGGGCGGCCCTGGCCGTGGGAGGCGCGGTGCCGGACCTGGCGGAGGGCGTCCGGCGGGCCGCCAGGGCGATCGACGCGGGCAAGGCCCGGGAGAAGCTGGAGAAGCTGGTGGAGCTGACCAACCGATGA
- the glgP gene encoding alpha-glucan family phosphorylase: MRQLRAFTVVPSLPDRLQPLLKIANNLWWTWNPDAVDLFRRMDHDLWSASYHNPVQMLGAIDQERLRALENDDVFLAHMDHVAQSLGRYLSMPTWAEKAHPELNGNQVAYFSMEFGLHECLPIYSGGLGILAGDHFKSTSELGLPMVGVGLLYRQGYFHQYLTHDGWQQEVYPENDFHNMPVQQVQDSEGRPIRVELSIQGRRVLVQAWKVEVGRVPLFLLDTNIEENGPAERAITYQLYGPGLDLRIRQEMVLGIGGVRLLHALQIDPAVCHMNEGHAAFLGLERIRLLMERTGFGFWEALEAVRAGTVFTTHTPVPAGIDLFPPEVVESYLGEYVRSLGIGVPDLLALGRQNPGDGREPLSMAVLAIRLSGYRNGVSRLHGEVSRKMWAGVWPGIPVDEVPIGHVTNGVHVRSWLSDEMARLFGRYLGPQWVDEPLDREMWDRVSQIPDNELWRAKERLRERLVGFVRRRLAEQLRRRGAPSQELLHAEEALDPEALTIGFARRFAIYKRATLLFQDPERLARILNHPERPVQILFAGKAHPADNEGKRFIQEIIHHCRRKEFRKRVVFLEDYDVNIARYLVQGVDVWLNTPRRPLEACGTSGMKVPPNGGLHLSVLDGWWDEAYEPEVGWAIGRGEEYPDAAVQDGVESRALYDLLEEEVAPLYYGRSDDGLPRGWIAKMKASMGRLTPAFNTNRMIRDYAEHYYLPALQHWGRLSRSSFQAARALARWKERVRRAWGGVRVLGVQAEDQRQMHVGEEFPVRCTVALNGLDPQDVLLELYYGPLDPFGGLAKAFRRPLRHDAAREDGTHEFVGAAPCERSGKVGYAVRVLPHHPNLAGPWDLGLVAWGT; this comes from the coding sequence ATGCGCCAACTGCGCGCCTTCACCGTGGTGCCCAGCCTCCCGGATCGACTCCAACCCCTCTTGAAGATCGCCAACAACCTGTGGTGGACCTGGAACCCGGACGCGGTGGATCTCTTCCGCCGCATGGACCACGACCTGTGGTCGGCGAGCTACCACAATCCGGTCCAGATGCTCGGGGCCATCGATCAGGAGCGGCTTCGGGCGCTGGAGAACGACGACGTCTTCCTGGCCCACATGGACCACGTGGCCCAGTCCCTGGGCCGGTACCTCTCCATGCCCACCTGGGCGGAGAAGGCCCACCCCGAGCTCAACGGCAACCAGGTGGCGTACTTCTCCATGGAATTCGGCCTCCACGAGTGCCTGCCCATCTATTCGGGCGGCCTGGGGATCCTGGCGGGAGACCACTTCAAGAGCACCAGCGAGCTGGGGCTTCCCATGGTGGGGGTGGGGCTGCTCTACCGCCAGGGGTACTTCCACCAGTACCTGACCCACGACGGCTGGCAACAGGAGGTGTACCCCGAGAACGACTTCCACAACATGCCCGTGCAGCAGGTGCAGGATTCCGAGGGCCGCCCGATCCGGGTGGAGCTCTCGATCCAGGGGCGGCGGGTGCTGGTGCAGGCGTGGAAGGTGGAGGTGGGGCGCGTTCCCCTCTTCCTTCTCGACACCAACATCGAGGAGAACGGCCCGGCGGAGCGGGCCATCACCTACCAACTCTATGGGCCGGGACTGGACCTGCGCATCCGCCAGGAGATGGTTCTCGGCATCGGGGGCGTGCGCCTGCTCCACGCGCTCCAGATCGATCCCGCCGTGTGCCACATGAACGAGGGCCACGCGGCCTTTCTGGGGCTCGAGCGCATCCGGCTCCTCATGGAGCGCACGGGGTTCGGCTTCTGGGAGGCCCTGGAAGCGGTGCGGGCGGGCACGGTCTTCACCACCCACACGCCGGTGCCCGCCGGCATCGATCTCTTCCCCCCGGAAGTGGTGGAGTCGTACCTGGGGGAGTACGTGCGCTCCCTGGGGATCGGGGTGCCGGACCTCCTGGCCCTGGGTCGCCAGAACCCCGGGGACGGCCGCGAGCCCCTCTCCATGGCGGTGCTGGCCATTCGCCTGAGCGGGTACCGCAACGGCGTGAGCCGGCTGCACGGCGAGGTCTCCCGGAAGATGTGGGCGGGGGTCTGGCCCGGCATCCCCGTGGACGAGGTGCCCATCGGCCACGTGACCAACGGCGTGCACGTGCGCTCCTGGCTCTCCGACGAGATGGCGCGGCTCTTCGGCCGCTACCTGGGGCCCCAGTGGGTCGACGAACCCCTGGACCGGGAGATGTGGGACCGGGTGAGCCAGATTCCCGACAACGAGCTGTGGCGGGCCAAGGAGCGGCTGCGGGAGCGCCTGGTGGGGTTCGTGCGGCGGCGCCTGGCCGAGCAGCTCCGGCGCCGGGGGGCCCCGAGCCAGGAGCTCCTCCACGCCGAGGAGGCTCTCGACCCCGAGGCCCTGACCATCGGCTTCGCCCGCCGCTTCGCCATCTACAAGCGCGCCACCCTTCTCTTCCAGGACCCCGAGCGCCTGGCCCGCATTCTCAACCACCCGGAGCGCCCGGTGCAGATCCTCTTCGCGGGCAAGGCCCACCCGGCCGACAACGAGGGCAAGCGGTTCATCCAGGAGATCATCCACCACTGTCGCCGCAAGGAGTTTCGCAAGCGGGTCGTCTTCCTGGAGGACTACGACGTGAACATCGCCCGCTACCTGGTCCAGGGCGTGGACGTGTGGCTCAACACCCCCCGGCGCCCCCTGGAGGCCTGCGGCACCAGCGGGATGAAGGTGCCTCCCAACGGAGGCCTCCACCTGAGCGTGCTCGACGGGTGGTGGGACGAGGCCTACGAGCCCGAGGTGGGGTGGGCGATCGGGCGGGGCGAGGAGTACCCGGACGCAGCGGTGCAGGACGGAGTGGAGAGCCGGGCGCTCTACGACCTGCTGGAGGAGGAGGTGGCCCCTCTCTACTACGGCCGGAGCGACGACGGCCTGCCTCGGGGCTGGATCGCCAAGATGAAGGCGTCCATGGGCCGGCTGACGCCCGCCTTCAACACCAACCGCATGATCCGCGACTACGCGGAGCACTATTATCTGCCGGCGCTGCAGCACTGGGGGCGCTTGAGCCGGAGCAGCTTCCAGGCGGCGCGGGCGCTTGCCCGTTGGAAGGAGCGGGTGCGCAGGGCCTGGGGCGGGGTCCGCGTGCTCGGGGTGCAGGCCGAGGACCAGCGGCAGATGCACGTGGGAGAGGAGTTTCCGGTGCGCTGCACCGTGGCGCTGAACGGCCTCGATCCCCAGGATGTCCTCCTGGAGCTCTACTACGGGCCGCTGGACCCCTTCGGCGGACTCGCGAAGGCCTTCCGGCGCCCCCTGCGCCACGACGCGGCCCGGGAGGACGGCACCCACGAGTTCGTGGGGGCGGCGCCCTGCGAACGCAGCGGCAAGGTGGGCTACGCCGTGCGGGTGCTTCCCCACCACCCGAACCTCGCCGGGCCCTGGGATCTCGGCCTGGTGGCCTGGGGAACGTAG
- a CDS encoding peptidoglycan DD-metalloendopeptidase family protein, giving the protein MPVSRPSPGPRLRATFGWIAYASAAVLLVSAAYRMGEEHAGAPRDAGRAQMQAEQAATLPESSSSPDPVTLAPESAPAPAPTVRSGVVQRGDTLSSLLRSHLSPAEVHRLAEAVQPVFPVSRIAAGRPYEIGEVAGSLESFRYEIDRETRLVISREGGLFHVSREPIPYSVETDVVNGTIRTSLFEAVSESGESLELALALAEIFAWDIDFLLDIRKGDSFQALVERRFREGEPAGYGRILAARFVNRGDVFHAVWFQDGDRPPGYYDLGGNSLRKAFLKAPLTFTRISSGFSKKRFHPITQTWKAHPAIDYAAPAGTPIKTVGDGVVTEKGFTSGNGNYVKIRHNSSYETLYLHMSRFAKGLAKGKRVSQGEVIGYVGSTGLATGPHLCFRMYRNGSPVNPMRIQTPSADPVSPDRMEEFESLASRLTSRFDPDHLEQASLSGSQGNALR; this is encoded by the coding sequence GTGCCTGTCTCCCGTCCATCCCCCGGACCGCGCCTTCGTGCCACCTTCGGCTGGATCGCGTACGCCTCGGCGGCGGTGCTCCTCGTGTCGGCCGCCTACCGCATGGGGGAAGAGCACGCCGGGGCACCCCGCGACGCGGGACGGGCGCAGATGCAGGCCGAGCAGGCGGCAACCCTGCCGGAGTCGTCCTCCTCGCCGGACCCGGTTACGCTGGCACCCGAGTCCGCCCCGGCACCCGCCCCCACCGTGCGCTCCGGGGTGGTGCAGCGGGGAGACACACTTTCCTCGCTCCTGCGCAGCCATCTCAGCCCCGCCGAGGTCCACAGGCTGGCGGAAGCCGTCCAACCCGTATTCCCCGTCTCCCGCATTGCGGCCGGCAGGCCCTATGAGATAGGGGAGGTCGCAGGGAGCCTGGAGAGCTTTCGCTACGAGATCGACCGGGAGACGCGGCTGGTGATTTCGCGGGAGGGAGGCCTCTTTCACGTCTCTCGCGAGCCGATTCCCTACTCGGTGGAGACCGACGTCGTCAACGGCACCATTCGCACGAGTCTCTTCGAGGCGGTCTCCGAGAGCGGCGAATCCCTCGAGTTGGCCCTGGCCCTCGCGGAGATCTTCGCCTGGGATATCGACTTCCTCCTGGACATCCGCAAGGGGGACTCGTTCCAGGCCCTGGTGGAGCGCCGCTTTCGAGAAGGCGAGCCTGCGGGATACGGCCGGATCCTGGCGGCGCGTTTCGTCAACCGGGGCGATGTCTTCCACGCCGTGTGGTTCCAGGACGGGGACCGGCCCCCCGGGTACTACGACCTGGGAGGCAACAGCCTGCGGAAAGCCTTTCTCAAGGCCCCACTCACCTTCACCCGCATCTCCTCGGGCTTCAGCAAGAAGCGCTTCCACCCCATTACCCAGACATGGAAGGCCCACCCTGCCATCGATTACGCGGCCCCGGCAGGCACCCCCATCAAGACCGTGGGCGACGGGGTGGTAACGGAGAAGGGGTTCACGAGCGGGAACGGAAACTACGTGAAGATCCGACACAACAGCAGCTACGAGACCCTGTACCTGCACATGAGTCGTTTCGCCAAGGGATTGGCCAAGGGCAAGCGGGTCTCCCAGGGGGAAGTCATCGGCTACGTGGGAAGCACCGGGCTGGCGACCGGGCCCCACCTGTGTTTTCGCATGTACCGCAACGGCTCACCGGTAAACCCGATGCGGATCCAGACCCCCTCGGCCGACCCGGTGTCCCCCGACCGCATGGAGGAGTTCGAGTCCCTGGCGTCGCGGCTCACGTCCCGGTTCGACCCCGACCACCTGGAGCAGGCAAGCCTCTCGGGCTCCCAGGGAAACGCCCTGCGGTAA
- the trpE gene encoding anthranilate synthase component I has protein sequence MTTDRGAFEALARRYPLVPVVRRVPADTETPVSTYLKVARGPWSFLLESVEGGTRWGRYSLVGFDPFLTVEARGTEAQVSRGTAVERSDDPLAAVRRVLTEHRIPRLPELPRLSGGLVGYVGYGAARLFERIPRTGEDPAGLPDLRLFAPRKLLAFDNVRKTLDVIVLVHAREGEAGYDRARGEIAEVLARLRKPLPEDAVFPPRAAAPEVRAVIPRERFETMVARAREAIHAGEAIQIVLSQVFEGACSLDPFTVYRALRALNPSPYLFHLALGEETLVGASPEVLVRVEGNRGLVRPIAGTRPRGADAAEDAALEAELLADAKERAEHVMLVDLGRNDLGRVAKPGAVRLEESFAVERYSHVMHLVSTVSAELRDGVDELDVLAAAFPAGTVSGAPKVRAMEIIAELEPRERGVYAGAVGYLGFDGNLDTCIAIRTLVFQGGMVRLQAGAGIVADSDPAKEYEETLHKSEALRRALELAATGLEG, from the coding sequence ATGACGACCGACCGAGGAGCCTTCGAAGCGCTGGCCCGCCGCTACCCGCTGGTGCCGGTGGTGCGCCGCGTCCCGGCCGACACCGAGACGCCGGTGAGCACCTACCTGAAGGTGGCGCGGGGCCCCTGGTCGTTCCTGCTCGAGAGCGTGGAGGGCGGCACCCGGTGGGGCCGCTACTCCCTGGTGGGCTTCGATCCCTTCCTGACGGTGGAGGCCCGGGGCACCGAGGCGCAGGTCTCCCGGGGGACCGCGGTGGAGCGCTCCGACGACCCCCTGGCCGCGGTGCGGAGGGTCCTGACCGAGCACCGGATCCCCCGGCTGCCGGAGCTCCCGCGGCTGAGCGGCGGCCTGGTGGGGTACGTGGGCTACGGCGCCGCGCGCCTGTTCGAGCGGATTCCACGGACCGGGGAAGACCCGGCGGGGCTTCCGGACCTTCGGCTCTTCGCCCCGCGCAAGCTCCTGGCCTTCGACAACGTGCGAAAGACCCTGGACGTCATCGTGCTGGTGCACGCCCGGGAGGGGGAGGCGGGGTACGACCGGGCGCGCGGCGAGATCGCGGAGGTCCTCGCGCGCCTTCGGAAGCCGCTCCCGGAGGACGCGGTCTTCCCGCCCCGGGCCGCTGCCCCGGAGGTCCGGGCGGTCATCCCCCGGGAGCGTTTCGAGACCATGGTCGCCCGGGCGCGGGAGGCCATCCACGCGGGGGAGGCCATTCAGATCGTCCTCTCCCAGGTCTTCGAGGGGGCGTGCTCCCTGGACCCCTTTACCGTGTACCGGGCCCTGCGGGCGCTCAACCCGAGCCCCTACCTCTTCCACCTCGCCCTCGGGGAGGAGACGCTGGTGGGGGCGAGCCCCGAGGTGTTGGTGCGGGTGGAGGGAAACCGTGGGCTGGTGCGGCCCATCGCGGGCACCCGGCCCCGGGGGGCCGACGCCGCCGAGGACGCGGCCCTGGAGGCCGAGCTCCTGGCCGATGCGAAGGAGCGGGCCGAGCACGTGATGCTGGTGGACCTGGGGCGAAACGACCTGGGCCGGGTGGCCAAGCCCGGGGCGGTGCGCCTGGAGGAGTCCTTCGCGGTGGAGAGGTACTCCCACGTGATGCACCTGGTCTCCACCGTCTCGGCCGAGCTCCGGGACGGCGTGGACGAGCTCGACGTGCTGGCGGCGGCCTTCCCCGCGGGCACCGTCTCGGGGGCGCCCAAGGTGCGGGCCATGGAGATCATCGCCGAGCTCGAGCCCCGGGAGCGGGGAGTCTACGCGGGGGCGGTGGGCTACCTGGGCTTCGACGGCAATCTCGACACCTGCATCGCCATCCGCACCCTGGTCTTCCAGGGAGGCATGGTGCGCCTCCAGGCGGGCGCCGGCATCGTCGCCGACTCCGACCCCGCCAAGGAGTACGAAGAGACCCTCCACAAGTCCGAAGCCCTGCGCCGCGCCCTGGAGCTTGCGGCCACGGGATTGGAGGGATGA
- a CDS encoding aminodeoxychorismate/anthranilate synthase component II has product MLLMIDNYDSFTYNLVQYFGILGQEVNVFRNDKITVEEVERLRPERVVISPGPGDPTDAGVSVELIRRLDGKVPVLGVCLGHQALGYAFGAEIVRAKRIMHGKVSAVHHDGTGLYRGIPNPFEATRYHSLVIRRETLAPRFRITAWTVEDDEIMGIADDGARLYGLQYHPESILTAAGMDILKNFLEVPA; this is encoded by the coding sequence ATGCTCCTGATGATCGACAACTACGACTCCTTTACCTACAACCTGGTCCAGTACTTCGGCATCCTGGGCCAGGAGGTGAACGTGTTTCGAAACGACAAGATCACCGTGGAGGAGGTGGAGCGGCTGCGGCCCGAGCGGGTGGTGATCTCGCCCGGCCCGGGGGACCCCACCGACGCCGGGGTGAGCGTGGAGCTCATCCGGCGCCTCGACGGGAAGGTCCCGGTGCTGGGGGTGTGCCTGGGCCACCAGGCCCTGGGGTACGCCTTCGGGGCGGAGATCGTGCGGGCCAAGCGGATCATGCACGGGAAGGTCTCGGCGGTGCACCACGACGGCACGGGCCTCTACCGGGGCATCCCCAACCCCTTCGAGGCCACCCGATACCACTCCCTCGTGATCCGGCGGGAGACCCTGGCTCCCCGGTTCCGGATTACCGCCTGGACGGTGGAGGACGACGAGATCATGGGCATCGCCGACGACGGCGCCCGCCTCTACGGCCTCCAGTACCACCCCGAGTCCATCCTCACGGCGGCGGGCATGGACATCCTGAAGAACTTCCTGGAGGTGCCGGCGTGA